The genome window CTAATCTTTTTTCTAACGGAAAAACACGGGCTTAAAATGTCGGGCAAGGCTTTTGCCTTGTCTCACCCAGTGGAACCGGACTATAATTGACAAAAAGAAAATCTTTTATATAATTGTGTCCGCGAGGTGTTGTTATGAATAAAAAATATCTATTTATTTCTTTAATAATTCCCGTAATCTTTTTAATAAACTTGAGTTATTGCGTCCAGCGACTGGTGGTCTGTGAAGAAATGTACCAGGAAGACTGAGGCTCCTGTTATCCTGCCAGTTGTACACTGGCAAAAATCGCTACAGATTACCCGGGACGAGTTGCCGTTATTGAAATGCATTACGACAATGAATTTCCCCTTTATTCGCCAGAAGCAAGGGCACGCCTTTATAATTTTTACACACCACCTTGGTATTCAAATGGTTGGTGGTATATAAGCCCATGGCTATGGTATGACGGAAATAAACATGGCACGAATGTTTATCCCGCCTGGCGCACAAAAATTTTGAATGCCATGACCCGGCCGGCTCCGTTTACCTGCTCAATGTGGGGAATTTACAATCAGAATACTGGCAGTGGGATTGTCTATGCGAAATTCCGCAATGATTCCACAATAACTTTTAGCGGCACAATCCGTTTTGTTTTGACTGAAGACAGCGTCTATTTTGCCGCACCCAATGGCGATAACTGGCATAACCATGTAGCAAGGGATTATTTGCCGGATACTGGTGGAACAGCAGTCACAATTAATCCTGGTGATTCGGTAATTGTGAGCCGGAATTTTACAATCCAACCAGATTGGAATGTAAATAAGTGCGAAATCGTTACCTGGATTCAGTGTGATACAATGCTTCCTGATACTACAAAAGAAATCTGGCAGGCCGGGATCGTTAAGGTAACAGATTTAACGGGTATAGGAGAGATGATTTCTCAAAAGCCAACCAGCACAGAAGTTGTTCCCATTCCTAACCCGTGCGTTGATCATACCACATTCATTTTCAGTCAGGGCATAGGAGAACCATACTGCATTTCAATCTTTGATATCACCGGCAAAAAATTGCGTGAATTCAAAGGAATTGCGGCAAAAAATGCGATTGAAATCGTTGAATGGGATTTAAAAGACAAGGCTGGGAAGAAAGTAAATCCCGGGATTTATTTTTATATATTCACCACTTGTAGTAAAAGCACTTCAGGGAAAATTGTAATTAGATAGATTTTCACCATCATTATCAATGCCTTCATTTATTCTGGAATTCTGGTAATTACCGGAATTCCAGAACACACTTTTTAACGACTGATTAATAAGAAAGATAAGAGACAATCAAATATAATACAATACATTATTTGGATATGTTAATTATTTTGATCAAGTGTCTATCAGTTATTCAATTTAACAAATTTACGCACCCCTGAATAATCCCTTCCGATATCAATCTTAATGAAATATATGCCTGCTGGCAGGTTTTTTGCACTCCAGGATATTGTCATCCTGTCCGGATTAATATTTTGCGGACAAATTTCGGTAATTTTACCGCCATTGACATCCAATACCGAAATTACCAATTTATCGGATTGGGGTATTTTTATCTCCATATTGATAATGTCATAAACAATGCTGGGCTGGATATTAAATAAAACTGGCATTTTTCCTGCAGGTATCTCCATATAACCGGTATTATCTACTCCCAATTTAGTCAAAAATGCATCGGCCTGACCATTTATAAATCCCTGAAAAGGATTCATAAGTGGGAAATTAGATGATAGAGTATTACCGGTTACATACGCACAACCGCTCTGGTCAACGGCAAGTCCATACGGCACATCATCGCTATTACCACCCAGATAGGAACTATAACTCAATTGGTTACCGGCAAAAACAAATTTTGTAATAAATCCATCATAATAACCACCACCATAAGAATTCTGGAATGCATTTCTCAATGGGAAATTTCCTGAACCAGTATATCCGGTTACATAAACACATTGATATGAGTCCACGGCGATGTCCTGTCCATATTCATAACTTGTACCACCTAAAAAAGTGCTGAAGACTAAATTTGTTCCATTAACATTGAATTTTGACACAAAGGCGTCAACCCCATAGTGAATATTCTGATACGGATTATAAATGGGGAAATTGTCTGATTCGGTGCCGCCAGTCACATAGGCATGACCAAATCTATCAACACATACTGCCTGACAATAGTCGTATAATTCACCCCCAAAATATGTACTATAAATGAGCGCATTCCCCGCCGCTGATAATTTGGTTACAAAGCCATCATTTGCTCCAGCCAAATTGGGCTGAAATGGATCCTGAACAGGGAAATCCGGTGAAGAGGTATAACCTACGACATAAATATTATTAGCATTGTCCAATGCCAGACCCCAACCTTCATCCAGGACCGAGCCCCCTAAATAGGTGCTGAAGGCAAGTTGATTTCCTGAAGGTAAAAATTTTGTTATAAAACAGTCAAAATAACCTCCACCATAGTTGGGTTGTAGAGGATTTCGTAAAGGGAAATTGGTAGAAGAAGTTTTACCTACGACATAACAATGACTATTCGGATCAACAGCAATATCCATTGCCTGGTCATCACCTGACCCACCAAGATAGGTGCTGAATAAAAGCTGGTTACCCAGGGCACTTATTTTTGTGACAAATGCATCATATAACCCACCCGCATTATACTGCTGATAATAATTTATCACGGGAAAGTTTGTTGATGATGTTCGGCCGGCAATATAAATATTTCCGAGACTATCAATAGCAATACCATAAGCCACATCTTCGTCAGTACCACCTAAATAGGTGCTATAAAGCAATTGGTTTCCACCAGGAGAAAATTTACTTATAAAGACATCAAAACTACCGGCATTGTAATTCTGATAAGGATTTTGCAGGGGAAAATTCGTAGAAAGAGTATAGCCAGCTACATAAGCACAGCCCGAAGTATCAACCACAACATCATTACCACTTTCATAAGAAGAACCACCGAGATAGGTACTGTAGATAATAGAAACCCGGGGGTCGATAATTAACGGTAGGCTTTTGTCATATTCGCCAATTTCAAATCCTAACGAATTTTTATTTGAAATCTTAAACCGCCCATCTATCTTAATCTTTTTTCCATCTCTGACCTGATATACAAGTAAATCAAACTCATTGTGCAAATTTCCATTGGCGACTATCACTGACTTCCCATCTTCTGATACATTCAATGCCCCAATTTCACTATATCGAATGCTAATACTGGAAGGGTCAGCACCGGGTTTGACGATAAAGTCGTATTTAAGGTTGTGGTCACAAACATAAAATTTCAGGTCAATATCCGGATAGATATTGGAATAAATGATGCTTTTGAAATGGTGAACTTTTGTGCGCCATTTTGCCGGGTTATCACCGATGAAATAATTCGAATAATGGGGCAGGGTATCAAAGCCAATAACCTGCACATTCTCCGATACATTTTTTAGAGTCCATTTTATTGATTTAATCTCGGGATGATACAATACATCTCGCTGCGCGGCAGGAGATTTTTTAGGATTATTTATTTTTTCAACATTGTTCGCCACCAGTGTCTGGCAGATGAATCCATCATTCAGAAACCAGTAGGTGGCGCCATTGACAATGGCTACAAATTTTACCTGTTCATCCCATTGTCCTTGATTAGCAATGAAATAAGCCGGTTTTTCAGTAACAAACTCTAAACCCAGGGCGTTTTCGCCCCACACTAATAAAAAGACAATCCACAAAGATGATATTTTTTTCATATTTCCCCCTTTCTTTATTTGTTTTTTAGTTTGTTCTCTGGAACCATTTATTTGCGCAAATTTTACATATCTTCGACCCAATGTCAATGGATCGATTTAGGAAGATGTTATCCAGAAATAAAAATGTTGCAACCGAGTGTGCAGAAGGTTTTAGATATTAAAAAATGCGGATAGAATTAAAATGTATATACTTGGGTTTTGACCCCGGTTGCTCGCCTCCACCGCTTCAGATTATTTTTCTGTTGACTTGGCGAAAAATTTAGTTAATATTAGTATAATAAAAGGAGTGCTATGGCAAAGGATGAGAAGGAGAAGGTATTATCAATGGCAATAAGCCAGATTGAGAAACAGTTTGGTAAGGGTGCGGTGATGCGTTTGGGTGCTGAAGAATCCAAGGTGGAGGTGAGTGTCATTCCTTCGGGTTCGCTCGCCTTGGATTATGCCCTGGGGATTGGTGGTTATCCGCGAGGTAGAGTCGTTGAGATTTTTGGTCCGGAAGCGGGTGGTAAAACAACTTTAGCCCTGGAAGCGATTGCCCAGGCACAAAAATTGGGTGGTAATGCGATATTCATCGATGCTGAGCATGCCTTTGACCCCAAGTATGCCCAGGCAATCGGAGTGGACCTTGATAATCTTTATATTTCACAACCGGATACCGGGGAACAGGCATTGGAAATTGCTGAAATTCTTACTCGCTCAGGTGGAGTGGACATCATTGTTGTGGATTCAGTAGCTGCATTAGTCCCAAAGGCGGAAATCGCGGGAGAGATGGGTGATATGCAGGTGGGACTGGTAGCACGTTTGATGTCTCAGGCATTAAGAAAACTGACCGGGGTGATAAGCAAATCCAAGACCGTGGCAATCTTCATAAATCAAATTCGTATGAAGATCGGGGTGATGTATGGTTCCCCGGAGACCACCCCGGGTGGATTGGCATTAAAATTCCATTCTTCAATCCGGATTGATATACGCAAGATTGCGACTTTAAAGAAAGGTGAGAATGTGATTGGTTCACGCACCAAGGTCAAGGTGGTGAAGAATAAACTTGCTCCGCCATTTCGCGAGGCCGAATTTGATATTATCTACGGTGAGGGGATATCAAAGTTGGGTGAATTGGTAGATATCGGAACCGAGCAGGGTATTATTGATAAATCTGGCACCTGGTATTCATATAAAAATGATCGGATCGGTCAGGGAAGGGATGCGGTTATCGAGTTTTTGAAGGCAAACCCAGATATCGCTCAGAAGATTGAAAAAGAATTGCGTGCCAAGTTGTTCGGGAAATCAGTTGAAGATAAGCAAAATAGAAGTTCAAAAGAGAAATAAAAAAAGGTCAAACATTTATCTCAACGGTGAATACCGACTGGCGCTGGATAATGAGATCATTTTAAAATACGACCTTAAAGAAGGTGATGAGATTGACGATGTCCAACTTAAAGGACTTTTGTTTGCGGAACAAAAACAGCGTCTCAAACAACGGGCTTACAAATTGTTGCGCTATCGGAATCGTTCGGTGGCGGAATTGAAGGAAAGACTTATTAAATTGGGTTACGAGCCGGACCTGATTGATGCGGTGTTATATGAACTTAAAACTGAGGGCATCCTGGATGACGAGCGCTTTGCGCAAAATTTTGTTGATAATTATACCAATCTCAAACCCCGGGGTAATATCTTTATCATCAAAGAATTGCGCAAGCGGAAGATTGACGAACAGCACATCCAGGAGCTCGTAAAGGAACGAGATGAGATTCCCCTCATCAAGAAGATGATTGAAAAGCGCTATGGAAAATTTGATAAAAAAGATTTCAGGCAGAAAGGCAAAATTTTCCGATATCTTATAAGCAAAGGTTTTACTCCACAATCTATCGCCCAAGTATTGGGAGAAGATTATGAATAATTTTGAAATCCGGGAGAGTTTTTTAAATTTTTTTAAAGAGCGGGGTCATACCATCGTTCCTTCTATGTCCTTGATTCCGCGCGATGACCCGAGTCTCTTGTTCACCAGTGCCGGAATGGTTCAATTCAAACCATTGTGGACTGGAACCGTGCCTTTGCCTTATAAGCGTGCCGCCAGCATCCAGAAATGCTTAAGGTTATCTGACCTCGATAATGTGGGAAAGACCAGGCGTCACCATACATTCTTTGAGATGCTGGGTAATTTTTCTTTCGGTGACTATTTTAAAAGAGAAGCGATAATCTGGGCATGGGAATACCTGACCAAAGTTTTAAAGATTGATAAAACCCGGCTTTATGTTTCGGTTCATTACCAAGATGATGAGGCTTATAAAATCTGGAAAGAAGAAATTGGATTGAGCCCTGAACGAATTTTTAAACTGGGCGATGAGACAAATTTCTGGGGTCCGGCTGGCGACTCCGGACCCTGTGGACCATGTTCAGAGATATACTTTGACCTCGGCGAAGAGTTCTCCTGCGGAAAAAATACCTGTGCTCCGGGTTGTGACTGTGATAGATATTCCGAGGTCTGGAATCTGGTCTTTCCGCAGTTTGATCAGAAAGTTTCAGGTGAGCGAATACCACTGAAAAACCGGGGCGTGGACACTGGGATGGGGCTGGAGAGGCTGGCGAGCATTGTGCAGAATAAAGCCTCCAATTTTCATACCGACCTTTTTTATCCCATCATCCAAAATATAGTAGAACTCACCGGCAGACCATATGGCAGAGAAAAAACAACGGATATCAATATCAATACGATTGCCGACCATATCCGGGCACTCGTCTTCGCCATCGGGGATGGGATTATTCCTTCCAATGAAGAACGAGGTTATGTTTTGCGCCGCATCTTACGCCGGGCAACACGCTTGAATTTGAATTTCGGGATAAATGAGCCGATGCTTTATAAACTGGTGCCCACGGTGGTGGAGTTGTATAAACGACCTTATCCGGATCTTGTGGAACATCGCGAGGAGATCACCCTTGTGATCAAAGCCGAAGAAGAACGATTTCTGGCGACCCTGGAAAAGGGGATGGCACTCTTTGAAGAACTGGCAAGGAAGAAAAAGAATATCTCCGGAGACGAGGCGTTTAAACTCTATGATACATATGGTTTTCCCATTGAACTCACCTTGGAGATCGCAAGAGAAAAAGGAATGGTGGTTGATGAAAAAGGGTTTTTGCAAAATCTGGAGAATGCCCGCGCCGAATCAAGGGCCAAGGCGAAATTCACCTTGGGTGGCGAATGGCGGATATTAAAAGAAGGGACTGGTAGATTTGTTGGCTATGAAAAGTCCGAGGTTGAGACCGAAATCCTGCGGTATAATGATTCAGGGAAAAGCATTGAACTCGTCCTTGCCGAATCACCATTTTATGCCGAGGCTGGCGGTCAGGTGGGTGAAACCGGCTGGATTATAGGCTCTGATTTCAAACTCAGAGTCCTTGACACCTACTGGCTCCAGGGGATGAATACCTGTCATTGTGAACTGGAGACCGGTAAATTTATTCCGCAAAAAGTCTTTGCCCAGGTGGATATGAAACACCGGAAGGAGAGCGCCCGGGCACATACCACTACCCATCTCCTCCACGCTGCCCTACGCAGAATTCTCGGCGAGCATGCCCGGCAGGAAGGTTCATTCGTCGCGCCCGGACGATTCCGTTTTGACTTTATACATTTTAAACCTCTAAGCGAAGATGAGATAAAGGCGATTGAAGATTTGGTGAACGAAAAGATAATGGAAGCAATACCGGTGGATAAGTTCTGGACAAGTCTGGATGAGGCAAAGCGCCTGGGTGCGATGGCACTATTTGGTGAGAAATATGGTAAAGAAGTGCGGGTCGTTAAAATTCGGGATTTTTCTATTGAACTTTGTGGAGGTATCCATCTTGATAACACCGGTGAGGTGGGACTTTTTAAGATTGTTGCCCAGGAGTCGGCGGCTGCAGGTATCAGAAGGATTGAAGGT of candidate division WOR-3 bacterium contains these proteins:
- a CDS encoding Omp28-related outer membrane protein; translated protein: MHYDNEFPLYSPEARARLYNFYTPPWYSNGWWYISPWLWYDGNKHGTNVYPAWRTKILNAMTRPAPFTCSMWGIYNQNTGSGIVYAKFRNDSTITFSGTIRFVLTEDSVYFAAPNGDNWHNHVARDYLPDTGGTAVTINPGDSVIVSRNFTIQPDWNVNKCEIVTWIQCDTMLPDTTKEIWQAGIVKVTDLTGIGEMISQKPTSTEVVPIPNPCVDHTTFIFSQGIGEPYCISIFDITGKKLREFKGIAAKNAIEIVEWDLKDKAGKKVNPGIYFYIFTTCSKSTSGKIVIR
- a CDS encoding SBBP repeat-containing protein, whose product is MKKISSLWIVFLLVWGENALGLEFVTEKPAYFIANQGQWDEQVKFVAIVNGATYWFLNDGFICQTLVANNVEKINNPKKSPAAQRDVLYHPEIKSIKWTLKNVSENVQVIGFDTLPHYSNYFIGDNPAKWRTKVHHFKSIIYSNIYPDIDLKFYVCDHNLKYDFIVKPGADPSSISIRYSEIGALNVSEDGKSVIVANGNLHNEFDLLVYQVRDGKKIKIDGRFKISNKNSLGFEIGEYDKSLPLIIDPRVSIIYSTYLGGSSYESGNDVVVDTSGCAYVAGYTLSTNFPLQNPYQNYNAGSFDVFISKFSPGGNQLLYSTYLGGTDEDVAYGIAIDSLGNIYIAGRTSSTNFPVINYYQQYNAGGLYDAFVTKISALGNQLLFSTYLGGSGDDQAMDIAVDPNSHCYVVGKTSSTNFPLRNPLQPNYGGGYFDCFITKFLPSGNQLAFSTYLGGSVLDEGWGLALDNANNIYVVGYTSSPDFPVQDPFQPNLAGANDGFVTKLSAAGNALIYSTYFGGELYDYCQAVCVDRFGHAYVTGGTESDNFPIYNPYQNIHYGVDAFVSKFNVNGTNLVFSTFLGGTSYEYGQDIAVDSYQCVYVTGYTGSGNFPLRNAFQNSYGGGYYDGFITKFVFAGNQLSYSSYLGGNSDDVPYGLAVDQSGCAYVTGNTLSSNFPLMNPFQGFINGQADAFLTKLGVDNTGYMEIPAGKMPVLFNIQPSIVYDIINMEIKIPQSDKLVISVLDVNGGKITEICPQNINPDRMTISWSAKNLPAGIYFIKIDIGRDYSGVRKFVKLNN
- the recA gene encoding recombinase RecA, which translates into the protein MAKDEKEKVLSMAISQIEKQFGKGAVMRLGAEESKVEVSVIPSGSLALDYALGIGGYPRGRVVEIFGPEAGGKTTLALEAIAQAQKLGGNAIFIDAEHAFDPKYAQAIGVDLDNLYISQPDTGEQALEIAEILTRSGGVDIIVVDSVAALVPKAEIAGEMGDMQVGLVARLMSQALRKLTGVISKSKTVAIFINQIRMKIGVMYGSPETTPGGLALKFHSSIRIDIRKIATLKKGENVIGSRTKVKVVKNKLAPPFREAEFDIIYGEGISKLGELVDIGTEQGIIDKSGTWYSYKNDRIGQGRDAVIEFLKANPDIAQKIEKELRAKLFGKSVEDKQNRSSKEK
- a CDS encoding RecX family transcriptional regulator, producing the protein MKISKIEVQKRNKKRSNIYLNGEYRLALDNEIILKYDLKEGDEIDDVQLKGLLFAEQKQRLKQRAYKLLRYRNRSVAELKERLIKLGYEPDLIDAVLYELKTEGILDDERFAQNFVDNYTNLKPRGNIFIIKELRKRKIDEQHIQELVKERDEIPLIKKMIEKRYGKFDKKDFRQKGKIFRYLISKGFTPQSIAQVLGEDYE
- the alaS gene encoding alanine--tRNA ligase; translation: MNNFEIRESFLNFFKERGHTIVPSMSLIPRDDPSLLFTSAGMVQFKPLWTGTVPLPYKRAASIQKCLRLSDLDNVGKTRRHHTFFEMLGNFSFGDYFKREAIIWAWEYLTKVLKIDKTRLYVSVHYQDDEAYKIWKEEIGLSPERIFKLGDETNFWGPAGDSGPCGPCSEIYFDLGEEFSCGKNTCAPGCDCDRYSEVWNLVFPQFDQKVSGERIPLKNRGVDTGMGLERLASIVQNKASNFHTDLFYPIIQNIVELTGRPYGREKTTDININTIADHIRALVFAIGDGIIPSNEERGYVLRRILRRATRLNLNFGINEPMLYKLVPTVVELYKRPYPDLVEHREEITLVIKAEEERFLATLEKGMALFEELARKKKNISGDEAFKLYDTYGFPIELTLEIAREKGMVVDEKGFLQNLENARAESRAKAKFTLGGEWRILKEGTGRFVGYEKSEVETEILRYNDSGKSIELVLAESPFYAEAGGQVGETGWIIGSDFKLRVLDTYWLQGMNTCHCELETGKFIPQKVFAQVDMKHRKESARAHTTTHLLHAALRRILGEHARQEGSFVAPGRFRFDFIHFKPLSEDEIKAIEDLVNEKIMEAIPVDKFWTSLDEAKRLGAMALFGEKYGKEVRVVKIRDFSIELCGGIHLDNTGEVGLFKIVAQESAAAGIRRIEGLVGFNLLEELRRYRGIVKNIAEFLGSDQNILEKFEEFQNRLKALENTVQKQQNRLAQFVAQKIIEETGEERWIVKRIEGFDSTGMRLVADFIREKVKDKGGVLYDVVNNRVNYLVFVGEELKQKHPAHQLIKTVSKIIGGGGGGKPHLAEGGGGKPEKIHELMEYFKENIGV